ATAAGCCGAGTTTCTTTACTTGAGCACATTTTTTGCGAATAAAGGCGTTCATATTGTAAATATTTATGTTATTTTTAAAGTGAAATAGAGTTTAGCTCTTGTTCTTCACGTGAAATCTGCAAATTTCAAAAGAATGAGGACAAGGCGAACGCTCACGCAGGCATATCGTTTCTTGCGGTATGTTTCAGTTTGCTGTACCGACTTTTTAGTCGGTCTTTGGTCGTATGACCAAGGGGCAACAGCCCTTTCGGGGCGTGGGTCGTTTGCGTTTATCATTCTTGGGCAATGCAGAGCCTCACGTGAATAAATGCAACGACTCGCGCCTTTTTGTATTCTCGCAAAATTTGCTCGATTCTTGCTTTACTACAAGAGTGAATTTCACAGGTGTTTATACAAAGGGGATCCAAATGAGTAAGAATTTTGATTTCTTGGGTGATTTGGCAAATGCATTGAAAAAGAATGATTGGAGCATTATGCACATATCCAGAGTTGCGGAATTGCTTAATCTGAATGGAATAAAAAATAAGAGAGGGGGAAAATATAAAGAGTCTGGGCGAGGAATATTTAAACTAGTATCCTCTGCCTGCGCATATTTTGCGAAAAAGGGTGATAAAGAAACTGCAACCAATGTCGCTAGTGCGTTCACTAATGATAAAAATCAACATGTTTGGAAAAAATAGGTCCATTTTTTTTCACATTATTAGCTAAATAAAGGAGAAAATAAATGAAACGATTTCTTTTTGCCGTGATAGGCCTACTTTCATTTTGTTTTGCAGATATTCATCCTGGATTAAAGAACGCCATTGACAATGGCGATGTAAAAACAGCTGAAAATCTCGTGAAAAAATTCGGAGTTAAAGATGTGTATTGCCCTGCAAATCTTTCTTTTGAAAACGCAAATAGGATTTATGAGAATGCGTTTTCATTAAATCCATTGGTAATGTGGCAAAATTGTGCATCTGATTTTATAAAAAATGCAGAAAACAGAGTTCGTGGAGAATCAGTTCCTTTATGCAAACATTATTTGGAAAAACTCTTTCAAAAAGGAGATGTCGACAAGCTTGACTCTGTTCTTGCGCAAATTCTCCAATCAAAGCTATACGTTCAAAAAGAAAAAAGAGAAGTTGAACAACTTGAAATTGTGAAAACTTCAAAGCAAGAATGTATGGATCAACTCGATTTACATCGAAAAGAAATTGTCGATTCTCTTATAAATTGGCACGATATTGATTGTAAAATATTATTTGATGCGACAATATGCTCAAAGTTATTCTCTACATATGGTATGGCCAATATTGATTCAATAAACAAAGTGTTTTCGTCAAAAATAAAAACATGCAAGAAAAAGCCTACAATGGCTATGAAAAAGAATGTAGAACAAGAAGTTTTTGTCAATCCATTCCTATATGAAATAGAATATTATGGGTTGCTTTTATCAAATAAAATGAAGAATCCTTTTTACACAAATCCTAATGCTTTGGAAACATACAAAAAACTAAAAAGCATTAATGTTGCCGCACAGAATTCAATAAACAAAATTAAAATATATTCAGATGTCCTGAATACAAATACGGCAGCATATTGCTTAACGCTACCTGAAAGAGAATTCAATGTAAGTATCTGCAATAAAGTAATAAATTATGTTACTAATAATTTTAATTTAACATCTAGCGAAAATTCTCTAATCAAGGAAATTTCTAATCTGTACGCAAAGAATGCTTCTGTACCAGATTCGTTAATAGCGTTTTCGTGTAAACTTTATCCAGAAATTGACAAGTATTTTTACAAAATTATGGATGTTAATATTTTTGACTGTAATGCAATAAATGAATACGTATCGCGTAATGAGGCGTGCAAAAATTCAAATGAAAATTACTTTTGGACAGCTCCTTCAGGAATCAAATACATTTGCGAGAATAGAAAAATGAGAGAGCCAAAGTCGAAAGAATTGGAAAACGGAATATGCATGAAGGACGCTGAGATAAAAAACGGCATGTACTGCTCAATAAAAAATGGATGGATCGAAAATGTTGATTACAAAAGATTTACTGATAAACGAGATGGTCAAATATATCGAGCAACAAAAATCGGCGATCAAATATGGATGGCTGAAAATTTAAATTATAACATTGCCGATAGCTACTGCTATGAAAACAACCCTGACAACTGCTTAAAATTTGGTCGATTGTACACATGGAATTCCATTATGTCAAAAAATGATAATGGGTGCAAAGAAAATTACGAAAAATGTTTGGAAAAAAATATCAAAGGGATTTGCCCAGATGGATGGCATTTGCCCTCTGTAGAGGACTTTAACCAATTGGTAAATAATGTAGGATCAACTAGGTCGTCTTATGTAGTAAAATTAAAGGCTTCTAGTGAATGGGATAATGGAAAAAAAGGAAGCAATTCTTATGGGTTTAACGCCTATCCTGCCGGATCCATGCGATTAACAGAGGAAAAACAAATGTACTTCATTAATCAAAAAAAATCAACATCGTTTTGGACTGTCGTAGGAGGGAGTGGCTACACAGAAGCCTATGCCTTTTTTATAGAGAATGAATCTGATAAAAGTTCTGGCTTTTCATATGATCGGAAAAAAAATGGTCATTCCGTTCGGTGTTTAAAAGATAAAAAATAACTTTATCTTTTAAAACATATATCATTAATGTCGAAGAAATACTTTTTCATCGTTCTTATGGCATCGTGTTTTGTGTCCGCAACACACGATGCTATTTTATCAAAAGAAAAAAGATGTTCAAAAATAACTTTGTCCTCCAACGATGGTTTTTCTGAAACAGGAAACAAATACGACGGATATTATTGTGGTGATACAACTTCAAAGGATCTTTTTGCTCGCGCATCATGTAAAGAGGGTGACTTATATTTTGCGGGAGATAAATTAGCAACATTGGAATGGGGTCAAGGTGTAGAACCGTCCGTAATCTGCGTGCAATCAAATTTCAAATGTCCTAAAGGGCGCTTTTTAGCAGAGTACAAATATGGAAAACAAATATTTTACGCATGCGTTGAACCGCCTAACAACGCCCATTTTGATTCGCAGTTAAAAAGAATTACTTGTGATAATAATTTTTCCAATCATGAATACCGTAATTGTGAAAGTGAATTTTGTGACGATAACAGCGATGACCTAATGCTAAAATGTATTCCTAAATGTTCAAAAGATAAATATCTTGATTTTATGGAAGAAAAATGCAAAGCTATACCAATGGGTGCGCGCAAAATTGATGAATACACTTGGGAATGCGATAAGAAATTTTCTCGATACAACGATAAAGATGAATGCAGACCTTGGCCTAAGAACGCTGAGCCGTCAAAAGGTTGCTGGTATAGCTCCATAAAAATTTCAGATTTAGCAATAAAAGCTAAAGAGTGTCCAGAATCCATAATAATTGATGGTGAAGAGTATTATTGCTATGATCCTGTTGATGAAGAAAATGGCTGTACATTAATCAATTGTCTTGAAAAAATGGGAAATAGCTTGCGTGCTCCTTTGGGAACTGAAGTCATCTTCAATTTTTCCAATGAAAAAATTTCTATGAAAATGAAGCAGATCTTTACTCAAAATGAGTTACTTGGCAGATGGTCTGGATGTTGGAAATGCCCTAAAGGAACCATTTTTGACATGGACAAAAATGAATGTGTTCCCAAATAGCAACATTTCTGCGTTAGGGGGCGTCGCACTTTTGTGGCGAGACGCGTAGCGGCTCGATGAGCCGAAGGCGAGCAGCACCCGACCCGGCGAGCCGGGGAACGCCCATAAAAAACACCCCCGGCAACATGTGTTGCCGAGGGGTCCCTGCGCGGAGAGTAGTGCACAGGAATTTAGGAGTACAAATTATTACTTATGCCAGTCGACTTCGCGGTAGATTTTTTCGGTGAATTCGTCGGCATTCAGCTGCAGGTATCCGACTTTATGCAGCAGGTCTGCAAAGTAGTGCAAGTCGGCTTTCAAGTTGCGGCCACTCTTGATTTTCTGTTCAGGAGACTGGTATTCGTAAGACTTGATGAGTGCGGTTGCGAATTCCTTGTCTTCGATGGCGGAGTGCTTGCCGGCCTGCATGAGCTCCACGGTTTCTTCCGGGTGTTCGCTAATCCAGGTGTGAGCCTGTTCAAGAGCGCGAAGGAGAGCCTTGATCTTTTCCGGTTCCTTTTCCAGAAGGACGCCCGAAACATAGTAGAAGCAGCAATAGCGGCCTGCAAAAACAGGGTCGGTTGCCAAATCCATCAGCACATCGGCACGGCCATCAACAGCGGCGAGGCTTCCCAGCGGGTCCCAAAGCGAAACCGCTTCGACCTGCCCGCGTTCCAAGGCCTCGAGCGCCAAGTTGCCATCGGCATAGGGCAAGAACTGCACATCGTTTATGGCAGAGACTCCGTTTGCTTCAAGCCAAAGTGTTGCGGCCTGGTGCGGGGTTGCCCCAATGGCGTTCACGGCAATCTTCTTGCCTTTCAATCCTTGAGCGTTACGAATCGGCGAGCCCTTCTTGACAAGCAGATGAATGCAACCGATATGGAATCCTTCGACCACCTTAATATTCACGCCGTTTTCGACGGACTGGAAAAAGGCGAAGTCGGAGTTCGTAATCGGATACGTTCCGTTGTTGAGCCCGATTTTACGGGTTTCCGCATTTGCCGACACGAATTTCACATCGACACCTTCTTTAGCAAAGAAACCTTTTTCTTTGGCGACAAAGAACGGCGCAATGCAAAGGGTGCCATCGGAAACGGGGATTTCGACCGTGCCGAATTTAAAAGCAGATTCTTCGTTTTTTTCGGTCTTTTCAGTTTTTTCTTCTTCGCAAGCGGTGAGTGCAAATCCCAAAGTAAAAGCGGCTGCGAAAGACAGTAATGTTTGAATGAATTTCATTTAAAATCTCCTATGATTAATTTTTTTTAGATCCTTCACTGCGTTCAGGATGACACGATGAGGATGTTTAATGCTTTGTTGTACTTGCCTTAATTGCCTGTTCGAAATCGGCGATAATGTCGCGCGGATCTTCGATACCGACGGACACGCGAATCATGTCGTCAGGAATTCCTGCGGCAAGCCTGTCCTTCGGCGAAAGCTGGGAATGTGTACTTGTTGCCGGGTGCAGCACGCTTGTGCGGGCATCGCCCACATGCACCACCAAGGCAGCAACTTTCAAGGCCTTCACGAACGAGCGAATGGCAGCCTTGCCTCCCTTGAGGCCAAAGGTCAGCACGCCGCTTCCGCCCTGGTAATCGAAATACTTGCGAATGCGCTTGTTATTCGGGCTAGATTTGAGCGCCGGATAGTTGACCCAGTTTACTGCCGGATGCTTGGAAAGGTATTCGGCCAAAGCCAAAGCATTAGAACTGTGCTGCGGCATACGCAAATGGAGCGTTTCAAGACCCAAGTTCAAAAGGAATGCGTTGAAGGGGCTCTGGGCTGCACCGAAATCGCGCAAAAACTGGGCGCGGGCCTTGACAATGTAGGCGGCGCGGCCGAATTTTTCAGTGTAAGAAGTGTTTGCGTACTGCGCATCGGGATTGACAAGATCCGGGAACTTTCCATTATTCCAGTTGTAATTGCCTCCATCAATCACGACACCGCCCAAGGCGATGGCATGACCGTCAATGTACTTGGTTGCAGAATGAATGACGACATTTGCCCCATGCTTCAAGGGCTTCACCAAGAACGGCGTTGCAAGAGTGTTGTCCACAAGGAACGGCACGTCGAATTCCTTGGCAAGCTTCGAGAACTTTTCAAAATCCAAAACGCCAAGCGCCGGGTTTCCAATCGTTTCGCCGAAGATCAACTTGGTATTGGGACGGAATGCCTTGCGAAGTTCTGCAATAGGGGCTTCCGGGTCAATAAAAGTCGTTTCAACGCCGAGCTTAGAAAGTCGAACATCAAGCAGCGTGTAGGTTCCGCCATACACCGCCTTAGAAGCCACAATGTGATCGCCTGCCTTCACCAAATTTGAAATTGCGAGCAATACGGCCGACTGTCCCGAAGCTGTTGCGACAGCGCCCACGCCGCCTTCCAACTCGGTAATTTTTGCTTCAAAAGCGGCTACCGTCGGGTTGCCCGTACGCGTATACTTGTTGCCCGACTGCTTGAGGGCGAAAAGACGTTCTACTTCGTCAACATCTTCGTACTTGTAAGTGGTTGACTGGAAAATCGGCAAAACGCGGGGCTCGCCCACTTTCGGCTTCCAGCCCGCCTGCAGGCACTTGGTGCCGAAATTCCAATTTGCCGGATTCGTAACATCCGCTGAGATTTTACTTGACTTTTTCGATGTTTTAATTGACATGTGAATCACTCTCCTTATAAATTTCAATGCGAAAAATAGAAAGGGACTTACACTTTTTCTAATACTTTGTTTTTATGCGGAATTATCAAAAATTTTTATAACGAAAATGCCCCCGACCGAGTCGAGGGCAACATCACTTAATATTGATTTATTTATAATCCGCCGTAATCAGATTCACCGTTCGGCAAGAGTCTCCCCTTGTGCATGGTGTAAATGCGGTCGCCATACTTGAAGCCGCGAGGATCATGGGTAGCCACAAGTACCGACGTTCCCGACTGCGCAAATTCCCCCAAAAGGTCAAAGACAATCTTGGCATTAGTTTCGTCAAGGTTGCTGGTCGGTTCGTCAGCAATCACGATATCGGGATTGTTAACAAGAGCGCGCACAATCGAGGCCCGCTTGAGTTCGCCACCCGAAAGTTCCGCCGGCATTTCATTCACCAAATGGGCAATGCCGAGAGTTTCGAGTTTTGAATGAATATCAATATCGACCAATTCCGAAATATCCCTCACCTCAATCTTATTGCCCTCGCGAATCGCCCGCGGCAAGAAGATATTTTCAAGCACGGTAAATTG
This genomic interval from uncultured Fibrobacter sp. contains the following:
- a CDS encoding fibrobacter succinogenes major paralogous domain-containing protein, with translation MKRFLFAVIGLLSFCFADIHPGLKNAIDNGDVKTAENLVKKFGVKDVYCPANLSFENANRIYENAFSLNPLVMWQNCASDFIKNAENRVRGESVPLCKHYLEKLFQKGDVDKLDSVLAQILQSKLYVQKEKREVEQLEIVKTSKQECMDQLDLHRKEIVDSLINWHDIDCKILFDATICSKLFSTYGMANIDSINKVFSSKIKTCKKKPTMAMKKNVEQEVFVNPFLYEIEYYGLLLSNKMKNPFYTNPNALETYKKLKSINVAAQNSINKIKIYSDVLNTNTAAYCLTLPEREFNVSICNKVINYVTNNFNLTSSENSLIKEISNLYAKNASVPDSLIAFSCKLYPEIDKYFYKIMDVNIFDCNAINEYVSRNEACKNSNENYFWTAPSGIKYICENRKMREPKSKELENGICMKDAEIKNGMYCSIKNGWIENVDYKRFTDKRDGQIYRATKIGDQIWMAENLNYNIADSYCYENNPDNCLKFGRLYTWNSIMSKNDNGCKENYEKCLEKNIKGICPDGWHLPSVEDFNQLVNNVGSTRSSYVVKLKASSEWDNGKKGSNSYGFNAYPAGSMRLTEEKQMYFINQKKSTSFWTVVGGSGYTEAYAFFIENESDKSSGFSYDRKKNGHSVRCLKDKK
- a CDS encoding ABC transporter substrate-binding protein; the encoded protein is MKFIQTLLSFAAAFTLGFALTACEEEKTEKTEKNEESAFKFGTVEIPVSDGTLCIAPFFVAKEKGFFAKEGVDVKFVSANAETRKIGLNNGTYPITNSDFAFFQSVENGVNIKVVEGFHIGCIHLLVKKGSPIRNAQGLKGKKIAVNAIGATPHQAATLWLEANGVSAINDVQFLPYADGNLALEALERGQVEAVSLWDPLGSLAAVDGRADVLMDLATDPVFAGRYCCFYYVSGVLLEKEPEKIKALLRALEQAHTWISEHPEETVELMQAGKHSAIEDKEFATALIKSYEYQSPEQKIKSGRNLKADLHYFADLLHKVGYLQLNADEFTEKIYREVDWHK
- a CDS encoding O-acetylhomoserine aminocarboxypropyltransferase/cysteine synthase family protein produces the protein MSIKTSKKSSKISADVTNPANWNFGTKCLQAGWKPKVGEPRVLPIFQSTTYKYEDVDEVERLFALKQSGNKYTRTGNPTVAAFEAKITELEGGVGAVATASGQSAVLLAISNLVKAGDHIVASKAVYGGTYTLLDVRLSKLGVETTFIDPEAPIAELRKAFRPNTKLIFGETIGNPALGVLDFEKFSKLAKEFDVPFLVDNTLATPFLVKPLKHGANVVIHSATKYIDGHAIALGGVVIDGGNYNWNNGKFPDLVNPDAQYANTSYTEKFGRAAYIVKARAQFLRDFGAAQSPFNAFLLNLGLETLHLRMPQHSSNALALAEYLSKHPAVNWVNYPALKSSPNNKRIRKYFDYQGGSGVLTFGLKGGKAAIRSFVKALKVAALVVHVGDARTSVLHPATSTHSQLSPKDRLAAGIPDDMIRVSVGIEDPRDIIADFEQAIKASTTKH
- a CDS encoding ABC transporter ATP-binding protein codes for the protein MILNVSNLYKTYTRRGEEFNAVEDVEFFAWSGDFSVIYGESGSGKSTLLSLLSGINRPSQGSIIFNGVDFASLTDAELSAIRNDKIGYIPQESVFLPQFTVLENIFLPRAIREGNKIEVRDISELVDIDIHSKLETLGIAHLVNEMPAELSGGELKRASIVRALVNNPDIVIADEPTSNLDETNAKIVFDLLGEFAQSGTSVLVATHDPRGFKYGDRIYTMHKGRLLPNGESDYGGL